One genomic window of Thermus islandicus DSM 21543 includes the following:
- the tsaE gene encoding tRNA (adenosine(37)-N6)-threonylcarbamoyltransferase complex ATPase subunit type 1 TsaE has translation MRLVLSRTLRTLGDTEALAHEVLPLLPRGAVVALQGPLGAGKTTLVRFLAQALGFRGRVTSPTYTLIHTYPTPEGPLVHADLYRLQDPKLLLSQLLSAGEEARLILVEWGEPEALEAGFLLRLAPEGEARRAELWQLDPGEEEGV, from the coding sequence ATGCGGCTCGTGCTCTCGCGAACCCTGAGGACCCTAGGGGACACCGAGGCCCTGGCCCACGAGGTCCTGCCCCTTCTCCCCAGGGGAGCGGTGGTGGCCCTCCAAGGCCCCCTAGGGGCGGGCAAGACCACCTTGGTCCGCTTCCTGGCCCAGGCCTTGGGCTTCCGGGGCCGGGTGACCAGCCCCACCTACACCCTGATCCACACCTACCCCACCCCGGAGGGCCCCCTGGTCCACGCGGACCTCTATCGCCTCCAGGACCCCAAGCTCCTCCTTTCCCAGCTCCTAAGCGCCGGGGAAGAGGCCCGCCTCATCCTGGTGGAGTGGGGAGAACCCGAGGCCCTCGAGGCCGGCTTTCTGCTGCGCCTCGCCCCCGAAGGGGAAGCCCGGCGCGCGGAGCTATGGCAGCTTGACCCCGGCGAGGAGGAGGGCGTCTAA